ctgttctgggctttttataatccagctcaattgcatgttttattttatagtctagcccatgtccatttgtgttgtgattcatttgatgaatggtttagatattgtataaggtgcactaaaatacatttatggaaacaatcaaatggtgcattataaaccataaatcatgagtcaaacaaATATGGAAACAATGAAAGGGTTCTTGGTTCGGTTCCCCGGTTCAGTTCTACGGTTCGGATCCActgttcggttctacggatcagttcatggtttggttcggttctacatacccccaaaccgagaaccaaaccgagaaccgaactgatgtaatcggttctttgatttttggaaccggaaccggtgcactatagaaccagaccaaactggaccgtttggtcggttccggtccggttccacggttctaccggttcgatgtgcacccttaATTACCACATTGAAAGAGATGATTCTCTGAAATTTGCATAACTTTATTAGAACAAATAAAAGAGCCAAGAAGCGCTTATGTGAAGTAGCATTAGTTACTTCAAGAACCATCCACTCCCTTCAAATGTTCCCACTTCCCAGCCAGTTTAATAACTATAGCCACAATATTACAGCTACCCATCTCATGTAAGGACTCACAACAGAAGGTATGCTGATGAAATGGATCTACAATCTTTTCAGCTTGAATTTTGCATGCATTTTTCTCTCCCTTACCAAGTGTAGTAGAAAACTGTACATTATGTTCTGTATCTATGcatgttttttccttcatcacggGGCAGTGTCCAAGTTCTGTGGTGCATTTGATGGTACCACAAATTGACATTCAGTAGAACACCAGTGGGATCACTCAGCTTTGGACTTGCTTACTGTTTGGAGAAGTGGAAAAAGTTAAACCCAATTAAGCAGTGATCAATTTCCTCCAACACCAGCGGGGTCACTCAGTTTTCAACCTGCTAACTGTTTGCAGCTGGAAAAACTGAAACCCAATTGAATAGTGATCAATTTCCTCCTTTGCTGCTCAGGGATCACATACTTGCAAACATATCCTTATTTGAGTTCTACTAGCATCTGTATGAAAAGCTTTCCTGATTTTATGACGAATGACGAAACTTAACAATAAAAGATACAGGTATAGAACGAAGTAATCAAAGGAAAAGCTCTTTCTGCATTTCAGTTGCACACACTAGCATTTCATAGCTGTCCCCAAAACTATGGTAGCCTTAAAACAGTGCCATAGTAACTATGGCATAGCGATGTACCCCATCAAAACACTTCATAGTcccatttaaattgcatttcaatAGCATTTGGTACCAGTCCTTGGAATACGAACAACCAGAATGGGCATGGTAGTGTTTAAAATGGTTCCTCGGTGGCTACTCGATGTGCCAACAGGACTGGCCTGGCTATGGTAGCATTTAAAATGGTTCCTCAGTGCTATTTCAATTGCCAAAGGGACAGGGAGGAGGGTTGTTTTCAGTGTTACCTAGATCATCAATCCCCCTACACCTGCTCCGAAACAGAAGATCCTGATGATGGTCCATTTGCTATCTGGATGGCTATCTTCACAGATCCTACGTTATGATTCTTTACTCTTATCGTTGATTAAGCTGTCATGtaatttattatttgatttatgCAGTAATACTAATAGGTGGGCACAACATGACACCAATAACCAGGATCTACAATAATAATACATAGAAATTGCAATATCAGTATGTATATAATATTGCACACTTCGCATTATGTGTTGGAGAGACCCACATGAAGTAGCGTACCACATACCTCTCTCTCAGCATCCATTTACACCACTTATTAACATGGGTGTATGGCTATGGTCAAAGTGTAGTGTGTTTCTCCTCTTCCCTTGCCACCCTTATTAACATGGGAATACAACTGTGATCAAAGTATAGTGTGTTTCTCCTCTTCCCTTGAACCCGAGTTTAATATGGATGGGCAGTAAGCACCTTTTGAAGCTCAAGTTTAGCACCCATGTTGGCTGTTCAAGGGCACAGTCCCAGTTTTGGGGTGCACATGCCCCTCATTGGATGGGCAGTAAGCACCTTTTGAAGCTCAAGTTTAGCACCCATGTTGGCTGTTCAAGGGCACAGTCCCAGTTTTGGGGTGCACATGCCCCTCATTGTAATCAAGGAGAACAAATCATCATcaacaaaaaatgaaacagactaCTTATACTAAAGACAATTTCTAGTAATTAAGGTCTTTACTCTTATGAGAAAAATGTAGATACCAAATTTTCATGTGATATTTCAAGAATAAGCAGTCCAGCATGTCTATCAAAATGCAACATATTATTGATGCAGATTAAAGGAGCACTTCAGGCACATAGGGAAATTGAGAATGTTGCCAACAAaacaatattttcttttaaatcgaTTGATTTGATAAAAATTGTGAGTCAATACCCATTTAATTATATCACAAACATGAAAGTACGTGCTTTTAGTTGTAGCGATTTCAACATGAAATACAATAAGATGGTCATGATGGAATTAATAACCCAAAATATTTTCCATGCAATTCCAAAAATTCCATACTCAAATCATAGAAAATATGTCAAAAATATTGATTCAGGCAGTTGCACTAGGGGGGAAAGAAATTACTTGTCATGTGCCACATTAGCACACTTCCATTTATGATCTGCCAAAGCATCATGGTAAACCCGGCATTCTTCTTTGGTTCGCAGTCGAAACCTGCGCTCTTTGTTACACTTCGTACAGCGAATAAACTCATCCCGATGATAAGGCCGTCCGTTATGGCCTTTATGGGACCCATTACCATTTTTTTGTGCTTGATTGTAGTATTTAAGAAGCACTGTCTTTGACAGCGGAACCTTCTCTCCTTTAACAATGACCCAGACATTGTATTTCCATTTTCTGGTGCCCTCCCTTCCAGAATGCTTCTCAAAAGCAGATGGGCTCAACTTCTCTAGACATCAGATCACCAATCATAAATCAGAAATGGATGCCATCAAGCAGTTAATACACAATCAGAGCAATAAGCATATCGATGAATTCATGAacaataaatgaaataaatacgCACACTAGAAACTATGGAATCTttataaggaaaaaataaataaaatgagggCAGTCAGGGTATTGCAGTTGCATGCATCCAAAAGATAAGCAATAGTTTCATGTGTGAAACAATATTTATATTAGATGCATTCAAATTGCCTTACTACACACCTATATAACCAGGTCTTAAAAACAACCATGTCAATTACATGTGTCTGACAACAGTTCACACAGCTGTTAGTAAGAAATGTTTTTTCTTAATCTTTGGTAAGATGTATTCAGTTCAAATATATCTCTCTACTGGTAAAGATATGTCCATGCCTCAATGAACTTAAATTTACTACAGTGGCATATGTTTCTAACTACTCAAGTATCGCATAGCTATATGTACATGTCAGCAACTGTCCAGTCTTCTGAAATTTCTACAACAACTTGTGCCCGTGTTTGAAAGTGCGACTGTATTCAAGTCACATAACATTGATGTTCGTGGGACATCCCACATCAATCTGTGTCTGAATTAAATACAGTTTTTCTATGGATCATTCCTTTTGATGCGATCTTTATTCATGCACTAGAAGTACAGAGTGGTTCTAACATTTCCAATACCTTGTTGCAATTCCTACTGCTAAAATTTACAGGGAAACTCTATTAGTATCATTAAATAAACGAGACCTGTCCTGATCAGTGCATTTCAACACACTGCATGCAGTCTAGACAATTCATACAGATAGTGACCCCGTGTGGAGGATCCATAGCCAGAAAATcacaatgtttggatggatgaTCTTTTCTGACAGGCGACCtgcaaatggaaagaaaataggCAGAGATCATCCCACCAGAGCATGTTTGGGCTAGTGATCATCCTACCAGAGCATGTTTGGGCTAGTGATCATCTGACCAGAGCAAGTTTGGGCTATTTCTAATCCATGACAGCAGccatgattgaatgaatggtttggatcacagacCAGCCCACAGAAATAAGCCACATAAAAATTAAAGATCTCATTTTTCCTAGTGGGACTAGACTTGATCCCAGCATCAATATTTTCTAATCGGATTAGTCTCATGGAATCATTTCTAATTATAAGTCTATGCATTATGCTTCGAATAGTAAGAGTCGTCTAGTCACCGTGGTTGCTTCCAGGATCTTTTATCTAGCATCCTCATTACCATGTATTAATGTCCTCATGGTAAATAAAATTATTGGGAACGAGCATTACGATTGCTGCTGGGCAAAATAAAACCCACCTTGTGTAAATCTTAAAATTTGCACAATGCGAACACAAATAGGTAAAGCAGGCATAAGTCACAAAACCATCTTTGCCTGAGTTAAGACAATTCAACCAAACAGCctaaaccaaaaagaaagaaagaaaaaacgatGAGCTACCTGCTCAGGCATGAGTCACAAAACCATCTTTGCCTGAGTCTAGACAATTCAACCAAACAGCCTAAACCAAAAAAGATGAATGAGCCTGCCTGCCCAGGCATATCAGTAAGACTGTTGAAATGAACAACTATAGTctaaagatgaaatctaaaaaaGCCATAGAATCAAGTTTTAATCAGCCTGAGGAGATTACTATACAATATAAAGAAAACAGATAACATACACGCAGAAAGTACAGATACAGAAAGAAGAGAAACACCTCTTGGCAACCCCTCATGCATAATTGTAGAAGGTTTCACTACATTAAACCAATGCCTTGCAATCATCTTATATGAGTCTACAAGTTACTATGACAGCTTCATGAAAGCTACATCTCTTGAAACGAGATTGAGTCTAGGGGGTTACAAGTCTATGTTATGTTGATGGTTTACATTCCACCATACCCAgactacaaaaaagaaaaagaaaaaacatgccACCTTCAACAGGTTTAAAAGAAGGCATCATTACCCAGATACACAATGAGGAAAGGCAACATACTCCTTCATAGTTCATACACAAGCAAACATCATGCATTTAGCAAACACGTACATCAATCCagatcatcaaaatcacaaaccACATTGTGGAGGGGACATGGTCCAATTATCATACTAGCTGGACAGTCCTAATTCCTAACCATTCAGTTCTTCCTGATGATCATTTCTCCAATCATCCATTTGATGGAGAACAGTCAAACATAGGATCATCTGATCTGTATAATTCTTAGGCCATACAGCATGACCGCAGCAACCCCACAATGCAGACTGTCTTCATCGATGCACACGCACACCATGTGTTAAGTTGATATGAGTATGCATATGATCCACCATATCCTTAAGATTCTCTCAAAGGCAAAACACCATGTCCCTTAACATGCATTGCATGCACCATATGAAAaccagagaaagaaaagaaccaTCTGACATATAAGAAAGAGAAAGTAGCAGCACCATGCAGAGTTCTAGAAATCCCAACTAAGGATATAAAAAGAGCGACTCCAATATTACTACTAAAATAAAAGAGCATCAAACATGCATAAAGATCAAGACCCATCAATCCAAAAGCTCTGAATAACAAGGACAAAGGGACCAGAAAACAAAAACCCAAGTCAGGAAACAGATGAAACTAACCTTCCTGACATCCAGGAGTGCATTCACAGCTGATCTCAAGATCCCCACCAGCTAAAACCTTAAGCCTCCCAACAGCATCTCCATACCTCTGGCTAGTGCAGCCACACATCACTTCAATGAAATCTCCTCCTCTCTTCAACCCACTAATCTCACTCAAATCCTcatcatgaaaaataaaaacaccaTCCTTTTCACCATCACTCTCCATCTCTTTCTCAACCCAAAaag
This region of Magnolia sinica isolate HGM2019 chromosome 1, MsV1, whole genome shotgun sequence genomic DNA includes:
- the LOC131233041 gene encoding protein ULTRAPETALA 1-like, translating into MESDGEKDGVFIFHDEDLSEISGLKRGGDFIEVMCGCTSQRYGDAVGRLKVLAGGDLEISCECTPGCQEEKLSPSAFEKHSGREGTRKWKYNVWVIVKGEKVPLSKTVLLKYYNQAQKNGNGSHKGHNGRPYHRDEFIRCTKCNKERRFRLRTKEECRVYHDALADHKWKCANVAHDKASCDDEEERASRKVYRGCSRSPSCKGCTSCVCFGCDICRFSDCSCQTCVDFTMNSNA